In Chitinivibrionia bacterium, a single window of DNA contains:
- a CDS encoding 7-carboxy-7-deazaguanine synthase QueE: MLKISEIFVSIQGEGTRTGELCAFFRLWGCSFGCNFCDTKYANEGEYQEFSVYELLLKAKLLDVKLVQITGGEPLEQLETPQFAKKLIESGFTVLIETNGSKNIENLPKEAIKIVDVKLPWVSKNGEKEHFCYENLQHLSAQDELKFVIDSEDGYNWAKNFIETHKIPCKIIFSPCTDKIEPKTLAEMIIRDKLNVRFGMQLHKILWGNKRGV, encoded by the coding sequence TTGTTGAAAATAAGCGAAATTTTTGTTTCGATACAAGGAGAAGGAACGCGCACAGGCGAATTGTGCGCGTTCTTTCGTCTGTGGGGTTGTAGTTTCGGCTGTAATTTCTGCGATACAAAATACGCAAACGAAGGCGAATATCAGGAGTTTTCGGTATATGAATTGTTGCTGAAAGCAAAACTTTTAGATGTGAAATTAGTCCAAATAACAGGCGGTGAGCCGCTCGAGCAACTCGAAACACCCCAATTCGCCAAAAAGCTTATTGAAAGCGGATTTACGGTTTTAATAGAAACAAACGGTAGCAAAAACATCGAAAATTTGCCGAAAGAAGCGATAAAAATCGTCGATGTAAAACTTCCGTGGGTCTCAAAAAACGGTGAAAAAGAGCATTTTTGCTACGAAAATTTACAACATTTAAGCGCGCAAGACGAACTAAAATTCGTAATCGACAGCGAAGACGGCTACAATTGGGCAAAAAATTTTATAGAAACCCACAAAATTCCGTGCAAGATTATTTTTTCACCGTGCACCGACAAAATCGAGCCAAAAACTCTTGCAGAAATGATTATCCGCGACAAATTAAATGTGCGCTTTGGAATGCAGTTGCATAAAATCTTGTGGGGAAATAAGCGAGGGGTATGA
- a CDS encoding GTP pyrophosphokinase — protein sequence MIHELKKVEELVSGINEVHKKFSDYYFDCDEKKINLAKTIRHIPFDHIRLYRLNLHESINDYIWELIQKDLRFLYRVKTMESLTDKIERFSQKENQYPVSNWLNDIFGARIIVKTELYNEIRENLSPWEEKLGLKNWYEKGENAEDGYKALHVYFKNKLNYFFPWELQIWDEKNIETNIQHHRMYKRGFVK from the coding sequence ATGATACACGAACTAAAAAAAGTCGAAGAACTCGTGTCGGGTATTAACGAAGTGCATAAAAAATTCTCCGACTACTATTTTGATTGCGACGAAAAAAAAATAAATTTGGCGAAAACTATTCGCCATATTCCGTTCGACCACATTCGCCTGTATCGACTTAATTTGCACGAAAGCATAAACGATTATATTTGGGAATTAATTCAAAAAGATTTAAGGTTTCTTTATCGAGTAAAAACTATGGAAAGTTTAACGGATAAAATCGAACGTTTTAGCCAAAAAGAAAATCAATATCCCGTCAGCAATTGGCTAAACGACATATTCGGAGCAAGAATAATCGTGAAAACCGAACTTTACAACGAAATAAGAGAAAACCTGTCTCCGTGGGAAGAAAAACTCGGCTTAAAAAACTGGTACGAAAAAGGCGAAAATGCAGAGGACGGCTACAAAGCGCTTCACGTTTATTTCAAAAACAAACTGAATTATTTTTTCCCTTGGGAATTACAAATTTGGGACGAAAAAAACATTGAAACCAATATTCAACACCACAGAATGTATAAAAGAGGCTTTGTAAAATAA
- the recQ gene encoding DNA helicase RecQ, whose product MTKHDILKEYFGYSEFRKGQAEIIDAILEKRDCLAVMPTGAGKSVCFQVPAMLLDGITIVISPLISLMRDQVLGLVEDGIPAAFINTELTWEQTKKVFDNARRGQYKLIYVAPERLDAPHFAEFAKKLNISMITIDEAHCISHWGNDFRPSYLKICSFIENLPERPVISAFTATATQDVKEDIAKILDLRDPFIMTTGFNRENLYFDVKNPKNKYEELVKYLKENEEKNGVIYCSTRKIVEEITEKLQNDNFDATRYHAGLENNERKINQDDFIYDRKKIIVATNAFGMGIDKSNVSFVIHYNMPKNIEGYYQEAGRAGRDGTPAQCLLFFSDRDIITIKGFIEKVGENNPELSPEEVELIQKRDKERLTKMVNYCRSATCFREYILEYFSDSEDVKCGNCGNCDNKNPIEERDITVDAQKILSCVSRMNQRFGITRVIEVLRGSANDKMAELGLNKLSTYGIMREQTEREIRSICDYLINEDFLQQTADDKYPIIKLTSKSGEILRERKQIIMSFRKDMVSVKTKSAKEKRRSPAADIQTANNDLLATLKNLRRELANKAKVPAYIVFPDSSLIDMANKMPANESEFLQVSGVGKSKMEKYGEKFLECIREFKEK is encoded by the coding sequence ATGACCAAACACGACATTCTCAAAGAATACTTCGGATATTCTGAATTCAGAAAAGGACAGGCGGAAATAATCGACGCTATTCTGGAGAAACGCGACTGTTTGGCTGTAATGCCGACGGGTGCGGGAAAGTCCGTTTGTTTTCAGGTGCCCGCTATGCTTTTGGACGGGATTACCATTGTCATTTCTCCGTTGATTTCCTTAATGCGCGACCAAGTTTTGGGACTTGTGGAAGACGGAATTCCTGCGGCTTTTATCAACACCGAATTAACTTGGGAGCAAACAAAAAAAGTCTTCGATAACGCTCGTCGCGGTCAATATAAACTGATTTATGTCGCCCCCGAACGCCTCGACGCGCCGCATTTTGCCGAATTTGCCAAGAAGTTAAATATTTCTATGATAACCATAGATGAAGCGCACTGCATTTCGCATTGGGGCAACGATTTTCGTCCGAGCTATCTTAAAATTTGCTCGTTTATCGAAAACCTGCCCGAACGCCCTGTGATTTCCGCATTTACCGCAACCGCCACACAAGACGTAAAAGAGGATATTGCCAAAATTTTGGATTTGCGCGACCCATTTATTATGACTACGGGATTTAATCGGGAAAACTTGTATTTCGACGTTAAAAATCCAAAAAACAAATACGAAGAATTAGTGAAATATCTAAAAGAAAACGAAGAAAAAAACGGTGTAATTTATTGCTCCACGCGAAAAATTGTTGAAGAAATCACCGAAAAACTGCAAAACGACAACTTTGACGCAACCCGCTATCACGCAGGGCTCGAAAACAATGAGCGCAAAATTAACCAAGACGATTTTATTTATGACCGCAAAAAAATTATCGTCGCAACAAACGCTTTCGGAATGGGAATTGACAAAAGCAACGTATCGTTTGTAATCCACTACAATATGCCAAAAAACATTGAGGGATATTACCAAGAAGCAGGACGCGCAGGAAGAGACGGGACGCCCGCGCAATGCCTTCTGTTTTTCTCGGACAGAGACATAATTACGATTAAAGGTTTCATAGAAAAAGTCGGCGAAAACAATCCCGAACTGTCGCCGGAAGAGGTCGAACTCATTCAAAAACGCGACAAAGAACGCTTGACGAAAATGGTAAATTATTGCAGAAGCGCAACTTGTTTCAGAGAATATATATTGGAATATTTCAGCGACAGCGAAGACGTAAAATGCGGAAATTGCGGCAACTGCGACAACAAAAATCCGATAGAAGAAAGAGACATTACCGTTGACGCGCAAAAGATTTTGTCCTGCGTATCAAGAATGAACCAAAGGTTTGGAATTACGCGGGTCATAGAAGTTTTACGAGGAAGCGCAAACGATAAAATGGCAGAATTAGGCTTAAATAAACTAAGCACTTACGGAATTATGAGAGAGCAAACCGAGCGAGAAATCCGAAGTATCTGCGACTATTTAATTAACGAAGATTTTTTGCAACAAACAGCGGACGATAAATATCCGATAATAAAATTAACCTCGAAATCGGGCGAAATTCTGCGCGAAAGAAAGCAAATAATAATGTCTTTCAGAAAAGATATGGTAAGCGTAAAAACCAAATCCGCGAAAGAAAAAAGACGTTCGCCCGCCGCCGATATTCAAACCGCAAACAACGATTTGTTGGCGACGCTCAAAAATTTACGTCGAGAATTGGCAAACAAAGCAAAAGTTCCCGCTTACATAGTTTTCCCCGACTCCTCGCTCATTGATATGGCAAACAAAATGCCCGCAAACGAAAGCGAATTTTTGCAAGTTTCAGGCGTCGGAAAAAGCAAAATGGAGAAATACGGCGAAAAATTTCTGGAATGTATCAGGGAGTTTAAGGAAAAATAG
- a CDS encoding O-acetylhomoserine aminocarboxypropyltransferase/cysteine synthase — translation MAQKTNIEKWGFETKQLHIGQEEADPTTGSRAVPVYQTTSYVFNNAEHAAARFGLKDAGGIYTRLGNPTQDVFEKRIAALEGGVAALATASGAAAITYTFLNLAHAGDHIVSARTIYGGTYNLLAHTLSNYGITTTFAEPNVADLEKAIQPNTKAIFIETLGNPNSNIIDVAALAEVAHKNKIPLIADNTFATPYLFRPIEHGADIVVHSATKFIGGHGTTLGGVIIDSGNFDWKASGKFASITEPNASYHGLSFAEAVGKAAFVVQIRATLLRDTGAAISPFSAFMLLQGLETLSLRVERHVENTKKVLEFLQKHPNVEKINHPSLNNSDLPLYNKYFPNGAGSIFSIEIKGGQDEAWKFIDNLQIFSLLANVADAKSLVIHPATTTHSQSSPEELREQGIKPNTIRLSIGIESAKDIIADLQQALEI, via the coding sequence ATGGCACAGAAAACTAATATTGAAAAATGGGGATTTGAAACAAAACAGCTTCACATAGGACAAGAAGAGGCTGACCCGACAACAGGCTCGCGAGCGGTACCTGTTTATCAGACGACATCTTATGTTTTTAATAACGCGGAGCACGCGGCGGCGCGCTTTGGACTAAAAGACGCGGGAGGCATATACACCCGTCTGGGAAACCCCACGCAGGACGTTTTTGAGAAAAGAATAGCGGCATTAGAAGGCGGAGTAGCGGCATTGGCAACAGCAAGCGGCGCGGCGGCAATCACCTACACTTTTTTGAACCTTGCGCACGCAGGCGACCACATAGTTTCGGCAAGAACAATTTATGGCGGAACTTACAATTTGCTCGCTCACACGTTGTCGAATTACGGAATAACAACCACTTTTGCAGAGCCGAATGTCGCCGACTTGGAAAAAGCAATTCAGCCGAACACCAAGGCGATTTTCATTGAAACGCTCGGAAATCCCAATTCAAATATTATTGATGTTGCGGCGCTCGCCGAAGTCGCCCACAAAAACAAAATTCCGCTTATTGCCGATAACACTTTTGCAACGCCCTATCTGTTTCGCCCGATAGAACACGGCGCGGATATAGTCGTGCATTCGGCGACAAAATTTATCGGCGGACACGGCACAACTTTGGGCGGCGTAATCATCGACAGCGGCAATTTCGACTGGAAAGCAAGCGGAAAATTCGCCTCCATAACCGAGCCGAACGCAAGTTATCACGGACTTTCTTTTGCCGAAGCGGTCGGAAAAGCGGCGTTTGTCGTTCAGATTCGTGCAACTTTGCTTCGCGATACGGGAGCGGCGATTTCACCGTTTTCGGCGTTTATGCTTTTGCAGGGCTTGGAAACTTTGTCGTTGCGCGTTGAAAGACACGTCGAAAACACCAAAAAAGTATTGGAATTTTTGCAAAAACACCCGAATGTCGAAAAAATAAATCACCCGTCGTTAAACAATTCGGATTTGCCGCTCTATAACAAATATTTCCCCAACGGCGCAGGCTCCATATTCAGCATAGAAATAAAAGGCGGACAAGACGAGGCTTGGAAATTTATCGACAATTTGCAAATTTTCTCGCTTTTGGCAAACGTCGCCGATGCGAAATCATTGGTAATTCACCCCGCAACCACAACGCATTCGCAGTCGTCGCCCGAAGAATTGCGCGAGCAGGGAATAAAGCCGAACACAATTCGTCTGTCAATCGGAATTGAAAGCGCAAAAGACATCATTGCCGATTTGCAACAAGCGCTCGAAATTTAG
- a CDS encoding OmpA family protein — translation MGRFFKVLTAVMVATSVVWGQCGSQILQGVNFRIGSAELLLESHWVLDNIANFILSYPNVSFEIQGHTSAEGVFSERRVENNLRFSQDRANSVMDYLIQQGVPASQLRAVGYGEGYPIADNATQAGREQNRRVVLVGGHSTDVAATCTTPQICTICDKVLVAALGHNLPTAFTVRTAATCIETGLEFRRCMRSDCTHEITREIPIDPTAHDWDEGMVIQELTCLTNGIREYTCLNDATHTKQEITTALGHLLDWQETTAATCEATGEETGTCTRGNCEHSENREIVALDHDWSDWEMILPAICGRAGEEERICTRRGCDHSESNIIPALIHNWGTWSTWGDTTATCTEAGDRTRTRSCSLCYEVGREILPVPALGHLWNSWSIWNVAVEASCTADGSRERTRTCNACTETDSETREIPQLTELDGCAPSLIRNKQNADSRYGIFLENAIVSDMARISVITPEPATVNLTIFDNLGNVVFASTGSATSFALGLSVGEPVEPTIIWNLTNAAGRYVANGTYLIVVEATGISGRRFSYSARIGVNR, via the coding sequence ATGGGCAGGTTTTTTAAGGTGTTGACGGCGGTGATGGTTGCTACGAGTGTGGTGTGGGGGCAATGCGGAAGCCAAATATTACAAGGGGTTAATTTTCGGATTGGAAGTGCAGAATTGCTTCTCGAATCACATTGGGTACTTGACAATATTGCTAATTTCATTCTCAGTTATCCTAATGTCTCATTTGAAATACAAGGACACACTTCTGCTGAGGGGGTTTTTTCCGAGCGAAGAGTAGAGAACAATTTGAGATTTTCGCAAGATAGAGCAAATTCGGTTATGGATTATCTCATACAACAAGGCGTTCCAGCTAGTCAGCTTCGTGCCGTTGGCTATGGAGAAGGTTATCCCATCGCAGATAATGCTACACAAGCAGGTAGAGAACAGAACAGGCGGGTTGTTTTGGTGGGTGGACATTCCACAGACGTAGCGGCGACTTGCACAACGCCGCAAATTTGCACAATTTGCGACAAAGTTCTTGTGGCGGCGCTCGGTCATAATTTACCGACTGCTTTTACTGTAAGAACTGCGGCGACCTGCATAGAAACAGGATTAGAATTCAGAAGATGTATGCGTTCAGATTGCACTCACGAAATAACAAGGGAAATACCGATTGACCCAACTGCGCACGATTGGGATGAGGGAATGGTAATACAAGAACTGACTTGTTTGACAAACGGTATCAGAGAGTACACCTGCCTAAATGATGCAACGCACACTAAACAAGAAATAACAACAGCATTGGGACACTTGCTTGATTGGCAGGAAACAACAGCGGCAACTTGCGAAGCGACAGGCGAAGAAACAGGAACTTGCACAAGGGGGAATTGTGAGCATAGCGAAAATCGTGAAATAGTGGCATTAGACCACGATTGGAGCGACTGGGAAATGATATTACCTGCAATTTGCGGAAGAGCTGGAGAAGAAGAAAGAATTTGTACAAGACGTGGTTGCGACCATAGTGAAAGCAACATAATACCTGCGCTGATACATAATTGGGGAACTTGGAGCACTTGGGGAGATACTACTGCAACTTGCACGGAAGCAGGCGACAGAACGAGAACTAGAAGCTGTAGTTTGTGCTATGAAGTAGGAAGGGAAATACTGCCTGTACCTGCATTAGGTCATCTTTGGAATAGTTGGAGTATTTGGAACGTTGCAGTTGAAGCAAGTTGCACGGCAGATGGAAGCAGAGAAAGAACAAGAACTTGCAACGCTTGCACCGAAACAGACAGCGAAACACGAGAAATACCGCAATTAACAGAATTAGATGGTTGCGCACCATCTTTAATTCGCAACAAACAAAACGCAGACAGCCGATACGGCATATTCCTTGAAAATGCCATCGTCTCAGATATGGCAAGAATTTCGGTGATAACTCCTGAGCCCGCAACGGTGAATTTGACGATATTCGATAATTTGGGCAATGTCGTGTTCGCTTCGACAGGCTCAGCGACCAGTTTTGCGCTCGGCTTATCGGTGGGTGAGCCTGTCGAACCCACCATCATCTGGAATTTGACCAATGCCGCAGGCAGATACGTCGCCAACGGCACGTATTTGATTGTGGTGGAAGCAACAGGTATCAGCGGCAGAAGATTTTCGTATTCCGCGAGAATTGGGGTGAATAGATAA
- a CDS encoding rubrerythrin family protein — protein sequence MASLKGTKTEQNLLKAFAGESQAKNRYTFFASAAKKEGYEQIAAAFAESAQNEEEHAKKFFKYLEGGCVEITAAFPAGVIGTTLENLEAAAGGEHEEWSDLYPEFARIAQEEGFSDVATTFKMIAVAEMAHEARYRKLHKNLSEGKVFKKDENITWKCRNCGFLHKNSESAPDLCPACKHPQAYFEVWVENY from the coding sequence ATGGCGTCTCTTAAAGGAACAAAAACCGAACAAAATCTCCTCAAAGCATTTGCGGGAGAGTCTCAAGCGAAAAATCGCTACACATTTTTTGCAAGCGCCGCAAAAAAAGAAGGCTACGAACAAATAGCCGCCGCTTTTGCCGAATCAGCGCAAAACGAAGAAGAACACGCAAAAAAATTCTTCAAATATCTTGAAGGCGGTTGCGTCGAAATCACTGCCGCTTTTCCTGCGGGAGTTATCGGCACAACGCTCGAAAACTTGGAAGCCGCGGCAGGCGGAGAGCACGAAGAATGGTCTGACTTATATCCCGAATTTGCAAGAATAGCTCAAGAAGAGGGATTTTCGGACGTTGCTACAACATTCAAAATGATTGCTGTCGCCGAAATGGCGCACGAAGCGCGTTATCGCAAGCTTCACAAAAATTTGAGCGAAGGCAAAGTCTTCAAAAAAGACGAAAATATCACTTGGAAATGCCGAAACTGCGGATTTTTACACAAAAATTCGGAAAGCGCGCCCGATTTGTGCCCCGCTTGCAAACACCCGCAAGCATATTTTGAAGTTTGGGTAGAAAATTATTAA
- the thiH gene encoding 2-iminoacetate synthase ThiH, with protein MRTLEEEIDLFYSQEKRWGLSPISAPAAKMIELLDEKTYDLETLANEAKRLTRQHFGNTIKLFTPLYISNYCENGCIYCAFYRDNKIGRKQLDEKEIHEQCQKIAETGLRQILVLTGEAPNICNFEYVKNALKIIRQYFSAISIEVYPMTAEQYKILIDETNIDSITMYQETYDRELYEKYHLYGPKKDYSWRLNGLVRACEAGMRGVQLGALLGLGDPKNELAAMAIHTDWLQRNFPETEVSVSFPRIRPIENGGDIKYFEISDKFYARIIAAFRIAFPSVPITLSTRETEKMRNGLLNFGITKISAGVSTSVGENGESGEQFEIADERNITEISEHLTKNGLQAVFHDWNFELVR; from the coding sequence ATGCGCACACTTGAAGAAGAAATAGACCTGTTTTACTCGCAAGAGAAGCGGTGGGGACTGTCCCCGATAAGCGCGCCCGCCGCAAAAATGATAGAGCTTTTGGACGAAAAAACTTACGATTTGGAAACTTTGGCTAACGAGGCAAAGCGGCTCACCCGCCAACATTTCGGCAATACCATAAAACTTTTTACGCCGCTTTATATATCTAATTACTGCGAAAACGGCTGTATTTATTGCGCGTTTTACAGAGACAACAAAATCGGGCGAAAACAACTTGACGAAAAGGAAATTCACGAGCAATGCCAAAAAATCGCCGAAACGGGACTGCGCCAAATCCTTGTTTTGACGGGCGAAGCGCCTAATATTTGCAATTTTGAGTATGTCAAAAACGCGCTTAAAATAATCAGGCAATATTTTTCGGCGATAAGCATAGAAGTTTATCCGATGACCGCCGAACAATACAAGATATTGATTGACGAAACTAATATTGACTCCATAACAATGTATCAGGAAACTTACGACCGAGAACTTTACGAAAAATATCATTTATACGGTCCCAAAAAGGATTATTCGTGGCGACTTAACGGGCTTGTGCGAGCGTGTGAAGCAGGAATGCGGGGCGTACAACTCGGCGCGCTTCTGGGTTTGGGCGACCCCAAAAACGAACTTGCGGCAATGGCGATACACACCGATTGGCTGCAAAGAAATTTCCCCGAAACCGAAGTAAGCGTTTCATTTCCGCGAATTCGCCCAATAGAAAACGGCGGCGACATTAAGTATTTTGAAATAAGCGATAAATTTTACGCAAGAATTATTGCGGCGTTCAGAATTGCGTTTCCGAGTGTGCCGATAACGCTTTCCACCCGCGAAACAGAGAAAATGCGCAACGGACTTTTGAATTTCGGCATAACAAAAATTTCGGCGGGCGTTTCAACATCGGTAGGCGAAAACGGCGAAAGCGGCGAACAGTTTGAAATCGCCGACGAAAGAAATATCACCGAAATTAGCGAACATCTTACAAAAAACGGACTTCAGGCGGTGTTCCACGATTGGAATTTTGAGTTGGTGAGGTAG
- the metK gene encoding methionine adenosyltransferase, giving the protein MAIFFTSESVSQGHPDKVADQISDAILDAHLAQDPNARVACETLVTTGITVVSGEITSKAVIDVPAIVRKTIKEIGYTDPNIGFDYKNSAVMNQIGTQSPDISQGVTEGEGLHKEQGAGDQGIMFGYATNETAEFMPLSLHLSHRLMEKVTELRENGTLPWLRPDSKSQVTVEYEDDMHTIKRVEAVVISTQHTEDVEHATIEKEIIERAVKAVIPAKYLDANTKYHINPTGRFVVGGPHGDCGLTGRKIIVDTYGGHGAHGGGAFSGKDPSKVDRSAAYAGRWVAKNVVAAGLAEKVLVQLAYAIGVAKPVSVNVNTYGTAINTTDRKIEEAIAKVFDLTPAGIGKALDLKRPIYRETARNGHFGRELPQFTWEKLNKVEELKKAI; this is encoded by the coding sequence ATGGCAATATTTTTTACTTCGGAGAGTGTATCTCAAGGACACCCCGACAAAGTAGCAGACCAGATTTCAGACGCGATTCTTGACGCACATTTGGCGCAAGATCCCAACGCAAGAGTTGCTTGCGAAACATTGGTGACCACAGGAATTACGGTTGTAAGCGGAGAAATTACTTCAAAAGCGGTAATAGACGTTCCTGCAATTGTTCGCAAAACAATTAAAGAAATCGGATATACAGATCCAAACATCGGTTTTGACTACAAAAACAGCGCGGTTATGAACCAAATCGGAACGCAATCGCCCGATATTTCACAGGGTGTAACCGAAGGCGAAGGGCTTCACAAAGAGCAAGGCGCAGGCGACCAAGGTATTATGTTCGGATACGCGACAAACGAAACTGCCGAATTTATGCCGCTTTCTTTGCATTTGTCGCACCGTCTTATGGAAAAAGTGACCGAACTTCGCGAAAACGGCACGCTTCCTTGGCTTCGTCCCGACTCAAAATCTCAGGTAACCGTAGAATACGAAGACGACATGCACACAATCAAAAGAGTGGAAGCGGTTGTTATTTCGACCCAGCACACCGAAGACGTAGAGCACGCGACCATCGAAAAAGAAATTATCGAAAGAGCGGTTAAAGCGGTAATTCCCGCAAAATATTTGGATGCAAACACAAAATACCACATCAATCCGACGGGTAGATTTGTTGTCGGCGGACCTCACGGCGACTGCGGACTTACTGGAAGAAAAATTATCGTGGACACTTACGGCGGACACGGCGCGCACGGTGGCGGCGCGTTCAGCGGAAAAGACCCGTCAAAAGTTGACCGTTCGGCGGCTTATGCAGGTCGTTGGGTGGCAAAAAACGTTGTAGCGGCTGGTTTGGCGGAAAAAGTTTTGGTTCAGTTGGCGTATGCAATCGGCGTAGCAAAACCCGTTTCTGTTAACGTAAACACTTACGGCACAGCAATCAACACAACCGACCGCAAAATCGAAGAAGCAATCGCAAAAGTTTTCGATTTGACCCCCGCAGGAATTGGCAAAGCCCTCGACTTAAAACGTCCGATTTACCGCGAAACAGCAAGAAACGGACACTTCGGTCGCGAACTTCCGCAATTTACTTGGGAAAAGCTTAACAAAGTCGAAGAGTTGAAAAAAGCGATTTAA
- the queC gene encoding 7-cyano-7-deazaguanine synthase QueC: protein MKKAVVLLSGGLDSSTCAAIAKSEEFEIHAISFSYGQRHDIEIECAKKVAKFLQIKEHKIINIDTDIFRNSSLTANSITEIPKNREEIENEIPNTYVPARNTLFLSYALAFAESIGASDIFIGITAVDYSGYPDCRPDYIEAYQKMANLATKAAVEGNPIIIHTPLINLSKAEIIATGHKLQMNYALTHSCYSPSADGRACGACDSCIHRKKGFLQAKIPDPTKYIVIN from the coding sequence ATGAAAAAAGCAGTAGTTTTACTCTCGGGCGGTTTGGATTCTTCTACTTGTGCCGCTATTGCAAAAAGCGAGGAATTTGAAATTCACGCGATAAGTTTTTCTTACGGTCAGCGGCACGATATTGAAATTGAATGCGCAAAAAAAGTTGCGAAATTTTTACAGATAAAAGAGCACAAAATTATAAATATTGACACCGATATTTTCAGAAATTCCTCGTTGACGGCAAATTCTATAACCGAAATACCTAAAAACCGAGAAGAAATCGAAAACGAAATTCCCAATACTTATGTCCCTGCGCGAAACACGCTTTTTTTGTCTTATGCGCTTGCCTTTGCCGAAAGTATCGGCGCGAGCGATATATTTATCGGAATAACGGCGGTCGATTATTCGGGCTATCCCGATTGTCGCCCTGATTACATTGAAGCGTATCAAAAAATGGCGAATTTGGCGACAAAAGCCGCAGTTGAGGGAAATCCTATAATTATTCACACGCCGTTGATAAATTTGAGCAAAGCCGAAATCATTGCAACAGGGCATAAGCTCCAAATGAATTACGCGCTTACGCACAGTTGTTATTCGCCGTCGGCGGATGGGCGCGCTTGCGGCGCTTGCGACAGTTGCATACATAGAAAAAAGGGATTTCTGCAAGCAAAAATCCCTGACCCTACGAAATATATTGTGATAAATTAG
- the cysK gene encoding cysteine synthase A: MAVLNSIIDGVGKTPLVKLNKLTGDLSAQIWVKAEFFNPLSSVKDRLGKALIADAEEKGLIKNDTLIIEPTSGNTGVALAYICAAKGYKLILTMPESMSIERRKLLSALGAELVLTPANLGMKGAIDEAEKLKNERNGIILGQFTNPANPAIHQKTTGPEIWNDLDGKVDIFVAGVGTGGTITGAGRFLKSQKSDVKIVAVEPKNSPVLSGGQAGAHKIQGIGAGFIPKIADTALFDEIIQAPEEEAGEWARRAAKEEGLLIGISSGANIFAAVELAKRPENAGKNIITVANDSGERYLSTWLFEK, translated from the coding sequence ATGGCTGTGTTAAATTCGATAATCGACGGCGTTGGTAAAACGCCGCTCGTAAAACTAAACAAACTTACAGGCGACCTTTCTGCGCAAATTTGGGTTAAAGCAGAGTTTTTCAACCCGCTTTCGAGCGTAAAAGACCGCTTGGGAAAAGCGCTCATAGCCGACGCCGAAGAAAAGGGACTTATAAAAAATGATACCCTGATAATTGAGCCGACAAGCGGAAATACGGGCGTTGCTTTGGCGTATATTTGCGCGGCAAAAGGCTACAAACTAATCCTTACAATGCCCGAAAGTATGAGCATTGAACGACGAAAATTGCTGTCGGCACTGGGTGCAGAATTGGTGCTGACCCCCGCAAATTTGGGAATGAAAGGCGCAATTGATGAAGCCGAAAAACTGAAAAACGAGCGAAACGGCATAATTTTAGGACAATTCACCAATCCCGCAAACCCTGCAATTCACCAAAAAACGACAGGTCCCGAAATCTGGAATGATTTGGACGGGAAAGTCGATATTTTCGTCGCGGGAGTAGGCACGGGCGGCACAATTACAGGCGCGGGAAGATTTTTGAAAAGCCAAAAAAGCGACGTAAAAATAGTTGCCGTCGAGCCTAAAAATTCGCCCGTTTTAAGCGGCGGACAAGCGGGAGCGCATAAAATCCAAGGAATAGGCGCAGGATTTATTCCCAAAATTGCAGATACCGCGCTTTTTGACGAAATTATCCAAGCTCCCGAAGAAGAAGCAGGCGAATGGGCAAGGCGCGCCGCGAAAGAAGAAGGCTTACTTATCGGAATTTCGAGCGGAGCAAACATTTTTGCGGCAGTTGAACTTGCAAAACGTCCCGAAAATGCAGGAAAAAACATTATTACCGTCGCAAACGACAGCGGTGAAAGGTATCTTTCTACTTGGCTTTTTGAAAAATAA
- a CDS encoding YjfB family protein: protein MDISAASISAMKQGETRAAVNLSMLKKTQDFVATQVMDLLQAIPQSPNFGAVGGNIDVRG, encoded by the coding sequence ATGGATATTTCAGCGGCAAGCATTTCAGCAATGAAACAAGGCGAAACAAGAGCTGCGGTTAATCTCTCAATGCTGAAAAAAACTCAAGATTTTGTGGCAACGCAAGTGATGGATTTACTTCAGGCGATACCACAGTCGCCGAATTTTGGAGCAGTCGGCGGCAACATTGATGTAAGAGGCTGA